A window of the Parabacteroides merdae ATCC 43184 genome harbors these coding sequences:
- a CDS encoding exodeoxyribonuclease III has protein sequence MKIITYNVNGLRAAVGKGLPEWLAQEQPDVLCLQETKLQPEQYPAEAFEALGYKAWLFSAQKKGYSGVAILSRREPDHVEYGMGIEKYDNEGRFIRADFGDLSVISVYHPSGTSGDERQAFKMEWLEDFQNYVVELQKSRPKLILCGDYNICHEPIDIHDPVRNATNSGFLPEEREWMTRFLDAGYIDTFRLLNPDKQEYTWWSYRFSARAKNKGWRIDYCMVSEPMKAQVEKAYILNEAVHSDHCPAVIEVS, from the coding sequence ATGAAAATTATAACATACAATGTAAACGGCCTGCGTGCTGCCGTAGGAAAAGGATTGCCCGAATGGCTGGCACAAGAACAACCCGACGTACTTTGCCTGCAGGAGACCAAGTTACAACCGGAACAATATCCAGCCGAAGCATTTGAAGCACTTGGCTACAAAGCGTGGCTTTTCAGTGCACAGAAGAAAGGCTACAGCGGAGTCGCAATCCTGAGCCGCCGAGAACCGGACCATGTAGAATATGGAATGGGAATCGAAAAATACGATAACGAGGGGCGCTTCATCCGGGCCGATTTCGGGGATCTGTCGGTGATCAGCGTTTACCACCCTTCGGGTACGAGCGGCGATGAGCGTCAGGCATTCAAGATGGAATGGTTGGAAGATTTCCAGAACTATGTAGTGGAACTACAAAAATCGCGTCCGAAACTGATCTTATGCGGGGACTACAATATCTGCCACGAACCGATTGATATTCATGACCCGGTACGCAATGCGACGAACAGCGGCTTCCTTCCGGAAGAGCGGGAATGGATGACTCGTTTCCTGGATGCCGGCTATATCGACACGTTCCGCCTCCTCAATCCGGACAAACAGGAATATACTTGGTGGAGTTATCGTTTCAGTGCCCGTGCCAAAAACAAGGGCTGGCGTATTGACTATTGCATGGTCAGCGAACCGATGAAAGCACAAGTGGAAAAAGCGTATATTTTAAATGAGGCTGTTCATTCGGATCATTGTCCGGCAGTGATCGAGGTGTCGTAA
- a CDS encoding tRNA-dihydrouridine synthase family protein, translated as MMEPYVIHFAPLQGYTDSVYREAHAQIFGGVETYYTPFVRLEKTGFRNKELRDLVPEANTSASLVPQMIAASPEEFRRIAGLFRESGYRRADINLGCPFPMQARQHRGAGILPYPDEVKVLLETIFEFPEIQFSVKLRLGWDSPEEAQALLPFLNGLPLTHLTLHPRIGTQQYKGKTDLSAFSRFYDSCTLPLFYNGDIRTLPDIRSLTGRFPRLKGIMIGRGLLSSPWLATEYISDTPLTAQEKIEKLSAFHALLLAGYSSRLEGGEHQVLDKMKTLWDYLLLDAEKRLRKKILKSSRLADYQEAVRNLIYDTSITAGQ; from the coding sequence ATGATGGAACCGTATGTTATTCATTTTGCCCCATTGCAGGGTTATACCGACTCGGTTTATAGGGAAGCACATGCACAAATATTCGGAGGTGTCGAAACCTATTACACTCCGTTTGTCCGTCTCGAAAAGACTGGCTTTCGCAATAAGGAGTTGCGGGATCTTGTACCGGAAGCAAATACATCCGCCTCACTTGTTCCCCAGATGATCGCAGCTTCGCCCGAAGAGTTCCGCCGGATTGCTGGTTTGTTTCGTGAATCAGGGTACCGGCGTGCTGATATTAATTTGGGTTGTCCTTTCCCGATGCAGGCACGACAACATCGGGGAGCGGGTATCCTGCCTTATCCGGATGAGGTGAAAGTGTTGTTGGAAACGATTTTTGAATTCCCGGAGATACAATTCTCGGTCAAACTGCGGTTAGGTTGGGATTCTCCTGAGGAGGCGCAAGCGCTTCTTCCTTTTTTGAACGGATTGCCCCTCACACATCTCACATTGCATCCCAGGATCGGTACGCAGCAATATAAAGGAAAGACTGACCTGAGTGCCTTCTCCCGATTTTATGATTCATGCACGCTTCCGCTTTTCTATAATGGAGACATCCGGACTTTGCCGGATATTCGTTCGTTAACCGGACGTTTTCCCCGTTTGAAAGGTATCATGATAGGACGTGGTCTGCTGTCTTCTCCCTGGCTGGCAACGGAATATATATCCGATACCCCGCTTACCGCTCAGGAGAAGATAGAGAAGTTGTCTGCTTTCCATGCCTTACTGTTAGCGGGCTATTCTTCCCGTCTGGAGGGAGGCGAACACCAGGTACTCGACAAGATGAAGACCCTTTGGGATTACCTGTTGCTGGATGCAGAAAAACGGCTCCGGAAAAAAATATTGAAAAGTTCCCGGTTGGCAGATTATCAAGAGGCAGTGCGGAATTTGATTTACGACACCTCGATCACTGCCGGACAATGA
- the xylE gene encoding D-xylose transporter XylE, which produces MKNNNYYIFGITLVATLGGLLFGYDTAVISGTVESLRKFFIEPFGLPLDQANALEGFVVSSALIGCILGASFAGWISQRYGRKPTLVLAAILFLLSAIGSAWPELFVGMPGSGDHTFMYLFVLYRIVGGVGVGLASMVSPMYIAEMAPAEKRGNLVSWNQFAIIFGMLVVYFVNYSIALQGDAAWLHTIGWRWMFASEIVPALLFLALLMFVPETPRYLVMRGKTDKALSVLDRLMGKERAAPELVEIKESFRKQESSMRPYFLFMGMWLVLFLLLYGALELAGNTSALEIALIGSFFVSLVFPVRSFGVLIIFVGVLLSGFQQFVGINVVLYYAPEIFKTMGAATDAALLQQIVVGAVNLSFTVLAIFTVDRFGRRPLMIIGALVMAVSMMILGTTFYTHSVGIGSLVCMLVYTAGFAMSWGPVCWVLLAEIFPNTIRSTVMSIAVAGQWIANFLVSWTFPMLDKNQYLTDTFNHGMAYWVYGVMGVLAALFIWKFVPETKGRTLEQMEQYWK; this is translated from the coding sequence GTGAAAAACAACAACTATTACATTTTTGGAATTACCCTCGTGGCGACATTGGGGGGATTATTATTCGGATATGATACAGCGGTGATATCCGGGACGGTTGAATCGCTGCGTAAATTCTTTATCGAACCTTTCGGGCTACCATTGGATCAGGCAAATGCGCTTGAAGGATTCGTTGTAAGCAGTGCCCTGATCGGTTGTATCTTAGGTGCTTCTTTTGCCGGTTGGATCAGCCAGCGGTATGGACGGAAACCTACGCTTGTGTTGGCTGCCATCCTGTTTTTGTTGTCGGCAATCGGTTCGGCGTGGCCGGAGTTGTTTGTCGGGATGCCTGGTAGCGGAGATCACACGTTCATGTACCTTTTTGTGCTTTACCGGATTGTCGGAGGAGTAGGAGTCGGTTTGGCTTCTATGGTTTCCCCGATGTATATTGCTGAGATGGCCCCGGCGGAGAAACGAGGAAATCTGGTGTCATGGAATCAGTTCGCGATTATTTTCGGTATGCTTGTCGTCTATTTTGTGAATTACAGTATCGCGTTGCAGGGAGATGCCGCCTGGTTGCATACGATCGGCTGGCGTTGGATGTTCGCGTCCGAAATCGTCCCGGCTTTGCTCTTTCTGGCCCTTCTGATGTTTGTACCGGAAACGCCTCGTTATTTGGTGATGCGCGGTAAGACGGATAAGGCATTGTCTGTATTGGATCGTTTGATGGGAAAAGAAAGAGCAGCACCTGAATTGGTGGAAATAAAAGAAAGTTTCAGGAAACAGGAATCCTCCATGCGTCCCTATTTTCTGTTTATGGGGATGTGGCTGGTGTTGTTTCTGCTTTTGTATGGAGCATTGGAACTGGCTGGAAACACGAGTGCTTTGGAGATCGCTTTGATTGGTAGCTTTTTTGTATCTCTGGTCTTCCCGGTGCGTTCATTCGGCGTGCTGATCATATTTGTCGGTGTCCTTTTGTCCGGTTTCCAGCAGTTTGTCGGGATCAACGTCGTGTTGTATTATGCGCCGGAGATCTTTAAGACAATGGGGGCCGCCACTGATGCCGCCTTGTTACAACAGATCGTGGTAGGAGCCGTGAACCTCTCTTTTACCGTGCTGGCTATCTTTACGGTCGATCGGTTCGGTCGCCGTCCGTTGATGATTATCGGAGCATTGGTCATGGCCGTCTCGATGATGATCTTGGGGACGACTTTCTATACGCATTCTGTCGGTATCGGTTCGTTAGTTTGTATGTTGGTGTACACGGCTGGTTTCGCGATGTCGTGGGGGCCGGTCTGTTGGGTATTGCTGGCAGAGATTTTCCCGAATACGATCCGTTCGACTGTTATGAGTATTGCCGTTGCCGGGCAGTGGATTGCCAATTTCCTTGTCTCCTGGACTTTCCCGATGCTCGATAAGAACCAGTATCTGACCGATACGTTCAATCATGGCATGGCCTACTGGGTTTATGGTGTCATGGGAGTTCTGGCTGCCTTATTTATCTGGAAATTCGTTCCCGAAACAAAAGGTAGGACACTAGAGCAGATGGAACAATATTGGAAATAA
- the lipB gene encoding lipoyl(octanoyl) transferase LipB encodes MSHFIYHDLGRIEYEKALERQTVAFNALLEAKAQGRTGENRLFFCEHQPVLTIGKSGKDTNLLIPEEQLVQRGISFYHINRGGDITYHGPGQITGYPVFDLDTWKLGLKQYIDRLEETIIRFLAIYGIKGERLAGATGVWIDPGVPRKARKICAIGVKSSRFVTMHGFALNINTDLDYFSLINPCGFKDKGVTSLEKEMGMEQDFEEAKARLHSLFTEMFPE; translated from the coding sequence ATGAGTCATTTTATATATCACGACCTCGGACGTATCGAATATGAGAAGGCATTGGAACGCCAGACGGTTGCTTTCAACGCCTTGTTGGAAGCGAAAGCACAAGGCAGGACCGGGGAAAACCGGTTGTTTTTCTGCGAACATCAGCCGGTACTGACTATTGGAAAAAGTGGTAAGGACACCAACCTACTGATCCCGGAAGAACAGCTTGTGCAGCGGGGTATCTCTTTTTACCATATCAACCGGGGAGGGGATATCACGTATCACGGTCCCGGACAAATTACCGGATATCCGGTCTTCGATCTCGATACCTGGAAGTTGGGACTCAAGCAATATATCGACAGGTTGGAAGAAACCATTATCCGCTTTTTAGCTATCTATGGCATTAAAGGGGAGCGGCTCGCGGGAGCTACAGGTGTGTGGATTGATCCTGGTGTACCGAGAAAAGCCCGTAAGATTTGTGCGATCGGTGTGAAAAGCAGCCGTTTTGTCACCATGCACGGTTTTGCTTTGAATATAAATACCGACTTGGATTACTTCTCTTTGATCAACCCTTGCGGCTTCAAAGATAAAGGGGTTACTTCGCTTGAGAAAGAGATGGGGATGGAGCAGGATTTTGAAGAGGCCAAAGCACGTCTTCATTCACTTTTCACTGAAATGTTTCCGGAATGA
- the mtgA gene encoding monofunctional biosynthetic peptidoglycan transglycosylase — protein MRILKKILIGSRNLLLFLFVSSLLAVVAYKFIPVYYTPLMFIRVYEQVRDSKPIKLEHKWMPLKQIAQPLVQAVVASEDNLFLDHDGFDMIQIQKARADAEKGKRVRGASTISQQTAKNVFLWPGRTYLRKGIEAYFTVLIEWIWGKERIMEVYLNSIEMGDGIYGAEAVAQAHFKKPAYKLTKAEAALIAATLPNPRKFNSAKPSPYMLKRQTKIMSLMGKLLKIEMGYDSGDPDSESGSRKVRRRKKLRAESDTTVRLPEKNIYIRTIII, from the coding sequence ATGCGCATATTGAAAAAAATACTGATAGGAAGCCGGAACCTGTTGCTGTTCCTGTTTGTTTCTAGTTTGTTGGCTGTGGTGGCATATAAGTTCATACCTGTTTACTACACTCCGCTGATGTTCATCCGCGTCTACGAACAGGTGCGGGATAGCAAGCCCATCAAGCTGGAACACAAATGGATGCCTTTGAAGCAAATTGCCCAGCCATTGGTACAGGCGGTCGTGGCTTCGGAAGACAATCTTTTTCTCGACCATGACGGTTTCGATATGATACAGATTCAGAAAGCCCGTGCCGATGCCGAAAAAGGCAAACGTGTACGAGGAGCGAGCACTATCTCGCAACAGACTGCCAAGAACGTGTTTCTCTGGCCCGGAAGGACTTATTTGCGCAAAGGCATCGAGGCTTATTTCACCGTCCTGATCGAATGGATTTGGGGGAAAGAACGTATCATGGAAGTTTATCTGAACTCGATCGAAATGGGAGACGGTATTTATGGTGCTGAAGCAGTCGCACAGGCTCATTTCAAAAAGCCGGCCTATAAACTGACAAAGGCGGAAGCGGCTTTGATCGCTGCGACCTTGCCGAATCCCCGCAAGTTCAACTCTGCAAAACCTTCTCCTTATATGCTGAAACGGCAGACGAAGATCATGTCGCTGATGGGGAAACTGCTTAAGATCGAAATGGGGTATGACAGTGGTGATCCCGATTCTGAATCCGGCAGTAGGAAGGTGCGTAGACGGAAGAAGCTCCGGGCGGAATCCGACACGACGGTCCGTCTGCCCGAAAAAAATATTTACATAAGAACGATAATCATATGA